The DNA region CGGTCAGCCGGGCACTGAACTTCATTTAGTTAAGCTCCACGGCTGTCATCCGATAGCTATCGGATTTGAGCGGAGTCGAAGACTTTTTATATAGGAAAAAACAAATAATAATCGCCCTTCGACTCCGCTCAGGGTGACAATTTTTTTTTGTTTTTTCCTTAACTAAACGACATTGGGCGTTGCACTCAGGATGACAGCGGTGAATAACGCTAATGGTCGTTTTAATTGTCTTTTTCGAGCGTCCTTTCCAGTTTTCTGGCTTCTCTTTTCTTTAGCAGGGTAATATTCATTTTCACATCCTCCTTTGGTCGGTTATTATCATCGGTCAATAACGCCGCAATTTTATCAACCATATCCAGGCCTACAACAATTTCGCCATAAACCGTATAGCTCTGATCTAAATGTGGCGCTCCGCCAATGGTTTTGTAAACCTGTCTTTGCCATTCAGGAAGCTTAAATTTCAACCGCCTTTCTTCCAAAATGTTTAACTGTTCATCAGTAAACACCTTTCCTTGCACCAAATAAAACTGGCTTCCACTTGATGCCTTTTCAGGATTGACCATATCTCCATCTCTCGCTGCGGCCAAAACGCCTTTCTTATGGAATAAGCTGTCGCGAAACTCTGCCGGAATGGTGTATTTCGGGCCTCCGTTTCCCAGCAAAACATCTGGCTTCGCATTTCTTGAATCTGGATCGCCGCCCTGAATCATAAAATCCTTTATCACCCGGTGAAATAGAGTGCCGTCAAAATACCCCTGCTTGGTTAGCTTTAAAAAATTATCGCGATGCAGCGGCGTTTCATTATACAGTTTAACAATGCATTCGCCAAAAACAGTTTGGATGCGCACGTATTTATTTCTTGGCTTCGCTGCAAAAGCAGACAGAACCGAAAAAACGCCAATAAATAGTATTAATTTCTTCATCATTGTAATGTTTGGGGCTAAAGTAATCAAAAAATGAAATTGAGTAAATATTTACCTGTGCGATTAGATTTTTTTTGTTTTATCTTTGTTTTATGAAGCTTAAACAAAAAATAGCACTTTCTTTGGCCGTTTTCTACGCGGTTAGTGTTATGGGTTTGGCTTTGAGTCTGCATTTTTGCGGTGGAAAACTAGAGAACGTAAAACTTTTTAGCAACGAGGTTTCTTGCAAGTTCTGTAAGGATATTCCAGCCGAGAAGATAAAGGACGATGGTTGTTGCAAAAACACAAATGTTACGGTTAAGGTAAAGGATAGCCACCAAACTGCGGCAAAAACAGAAATGCCGAAGCTGTACGCTGTTCAGCTTTTTGTACATTCCCCAACGGACGAATTTTTCTCTAATTTCAGCACCGGTCATTTAAGCAAAATTATTAACAAGGCACCACCGCTCACTTTGGGGGTTGCGCTGCATGTTTTCAACTGTATTTTCAGGAATTAGGATTAAGCTGTATTCCGTACTCACAGAAGTACACCGTGGAATGAGAAATTCATCTTAAATGAATTCTTCATCAGCAAAAAACCCGATCGAAACGACGGGTATTTCAATATTCTAATTCTTAAGATCATGAAAACAATAAAAATATTCAGCATTATTATGCTCTTTTTCGCCGTTAACGTATCGGCCCAACAAATATCAACAGCAGATTTACAGGTAACTGGTTTAACATGTTCAATGTGCTCAAACGCCACACAGAAATCGTTAGAGACATTAAGTTTTGTTAACACTGTAAAGCCCGACTTAAATAAAAACATCTTTGTATTGACCTTCAAAAAAGGTACCGACATCAATATTGACCTGATCCGGAAAAAGGTTCAGGATGCCGGCTTTTCGGTTGGCGGCTTAACTGCCAACTTCAACTTTAATCAGGTTAAGATTGACGAAAAAGGGCAAGCCATCGTTAACGGGAATGTTTATCGTTTCGTAAACGCCAAGAACAAAACCTTAAATGGCTTAGTTAAGGCGTCGGTAGTAGATAAAAACTTCATTTCTAATTCGGCGTTTAAAAAACAAGCTGCTAATATTGCTTCTGATGCCTATGCGAGCGGAATGGGCGTTGTAAACGGAAAGAAAACACGCGTTTATCACCTAATTCTTTCTTAAGGTATGGTAAAGATGTTTAAGCTGGCGCTGATTTTCATCGGCGCCTACAGCAGCGTATCTGCGCAGGAACTCTATGTTTTTACTGAGCCTGCAAGCAATATGCCCAGTAAATCGATTGGTGTTCGTTTAACAAATGAGGGCATGTTCAATAACCCCGATTTTGTAAGCCGAACCATTCCGGAATTAATGGTTGGTTTCAACAAAAACCTGATGATGCATGCGCAGGCTTTTTTGTCTGACTTTGATGGAAAATACCGTTTAGAGGGCGCAAGTATTTACGCTAAGTATCGGTTTCTGTCGCTCGATGAGGCGCAAACTCACTTCAGGGCTGCTGCATTTGGTCGTGTTAGCACCAGCAAACGCCCAACCTATACTCGCGATGTAAATTTAGAAGGAGATAACAGCGGCATACAGGGAGGCGTTGTGCTTACACAGCTTCTGCACAAGTTGGCGTTATCGGCAACGTTGGGTTATGCGCATGCCTTTAAAGATAGTGATAAGAAGATTTTTGGAACGCCGCAGCCAAGTAATATGTTTTCTTACAGCCTGTCATCTGGCTATTTAATTTTACCTGTCGTTTATAAAAACTACAAGCAACCCAATTTTAATGCGTATTTTGAACTATTGGGCAAAACCGATCCGGCGTCAGGGCAATCGTACCTCGATTTGGCCCCGGCCCTTCAGGTAATTTTGAATAGCACCACCCGGATAGACCTGGGTTATCGTTTCCAGGCGGTCGGCAACATGACGAACAGATATACAAAGAACATGTACCTTTTAAGGGCAGAATTTAACTTTTTTAATGTTATAAAATAGATGAAAACAGAAGCGCGGCACTGGCTAAGCGGCCAAACCGTTCCTCGTTGAGTCAAGCTTCACAATCAAAATAAAAAGAAATGAAAAAGATAATGATTATGGTGGCTATACTAGCCATCGCTACAACGAAATTGACTTTTGCGCAAAGCAAAACTGACGCCGCTTTTAACCAGTTGTTAACGGCTTATTACGATGTAAAAAATGCGCTGGCTGCCGACAAGCTGGCTCAGGCTGCAGAGAATGTGAAAGTGCTTTCGGCTAAAGTTGACGCCGTACCGCATAAAGAACTGCCAGGTGCACAGCACACCCTGTGGATGGAACAAGCTAAAGTTATAAAAGCTAAAGCGGCTGAATTAGCCATCGCAAAGGACATTAAGGCACAGCGTAAATCTTTCGAAACGATTTCCTCGGCAATGATTAAAACCATACGGAACATCAAATTTAACAACGCCACAGTTTACCTTCAGCATTGCCCAATGGCCAAAGCAAGCTGGCTAAACGAAAAGGAAGCAGTAGAAAATCCGTATTATGGAAGCATGATGTTTGCATGTGGCGACGTTACGGAAACGATAAAGGCGAAATAATGATTCTCCATATTAAAAACATGGTGTGCAACCGTTGCAAAATGGTGGTTAAGGCCGAGCTGGAAAAGCTTGGCCTTAACCCTGTTTCGGTTCAGCTTGGCGAGGTTGTTCTGGCAGAAAATATCTCTGGCCAACAACGGGCAGAAATTGCCAAGAAGCTAACTCCGCTTGGCTTCGAACTTTTAGAGGACAAAAAAGCCCAGATTACGGAACAGGTAAAAACGTCGATCATCAACCTTGTGCATTATGCTAACGAGCAGTTAAAAGTCAACTTGTCGTCGTATTTAAGCGAAAACCTTCAACTGGAATATCCTCAAATCAGCGCTGTGTTTTCTGAGGTTGAGCACCAAACGGTAGAGAAATATTTTATCAGCCAGAAAATAGAAAAAGCAAAAGAAATGCTAACCTACGGCCAACTTACACTCAGCGAAATCGCTTACCAACTTAATTACAGTAGCGTAGCCCATCTTTCTGCACAGTTTAAAAAAGTTACCGGTGTAACACCCTCGGCTTATAAAACGGCAAATATCGGTAAGCGGAAAACGCTGGATGAGATCTGAGGGATGCAATCCGTCGGCTTAAATTCTGGGTTTGCGCATGGCCTTCAAATTTCACAACCGAGCCGATCAAAACCCGCCATTTTGGGTGAAACCCTTTCTTACCATACATCAAGATGTAGTTCTGCATCTCCCTGTACCTTTGTTAAATAAAAGAACAATATAAGGTTATGAAAAAATTATTCTTATTGCTGATCGCCACCTCACTTAGCGTAGCGTCATTTGCACAAACAACGTGGAAAATCGATCCCATGCACTCGTTTGTTAACTTCTCTGTTAAACACATGGGAATTTCGTTTGTAGATGGATCGTTTAAGAAATTCGATGGCACGGTGACGGCTTCAAAACCAGATTTAACCGACGCTAAAATTAACTTCACGGTTGATGTTAACAGCATTACAACGGGTGTTGATATGAGAGATGGCCATTTAAAAACGGATGACTTTTTCAATGCGGAAAAATTTCCGACAATGAAATTTGAAAGCACGTCGTTTAAAAAATTAAACGGGAATAACTACGAACTGGCCGGAAAACTAACCATTCGCGATGTAACCAAAGATGTAAAATTTGCGGTTGTTTACGGCGGAACTGCTAAAGACCAACAAGGCAACACCAAAGCCGGTTTTGGTGCAACAACAACTATCAATCGTTTAGATTATAACATTAAATATGATCCAACCGGTGCCGGCGTGGCTAAAGATGTTGCGATCAAACTGAATTTAGAGTTTGTGCAGGCAAAATAGCACTTCAAGCGTCATTCGGTAGTTACAGGATGGGAACTTCCGATAACCATCGGATGACGATTTAATAGGAATAGCATGTCGACATTAGCACAGTTCAGAAATTTTACTCAACGGTTGCCGCAAACGGATCTGATGCCAACAATTTTTATTGGTCATGGCTCCCCAATGAACGGTATCGAGCACAATGAGTTCAGCCAAAGCTGGGTTGATCTGGCTAAAAACATCCCGGTGCCGAATGCGGTATTGGTGGTTTCTGCGCATTGGTACACGCATGGAACTTTTGTTACGGCAATGGATTTTCCCACCACTATTCACGATTTTGGTGGTTTCCCTCGAGCCCTTTTTAACGTTCAATATCCGGCACCAGGCAAACCACAACTGGCTACAGAAATCTCTGGTCTAGTGCACTCGGCCGACGTTGCTTTAGATCACGATTGGGGCTTAGATCATGGCACCTGGACAATTGTAAGGCATATGTATCCGGAGGCAAACATTCCCGTTCTCCAGCTTAGCATAGATTACACGAAATCGCCGGCACAACATTATGAAATGGCCCGGGAGATTTATGCGCTCCGAAAAAAAGGTGTTTTGATTATCGGAAGTGGAAATATGGTACATAATCTCCGCCTGATCAGCTGGGAAATGATGCATGGTGGCGGCTACGATTGGGCAAATGAAATGAATTACAAGTTTAAAAACCTTATCGCAAATGGCGATTACCAGCCGTTGATCAATTACCAAAATTTAGGCCCGGATGCAATGCTCGCCATCCCAACACCAGAGCATTATTTGCCACTGCTTTACACACTGGCGCTTCGGAACGACAAGGAAGAGGTTACTATCTTTAACGACAAGGCAATTGGCGGTTCGCTTACAATGACGTCGGTATTGGTTGGTTAATCTTAAAAGTCGCCTTTCTATTTTCTCACTTCCCTCCTGTAAGAAGCCAAAATTCTGTAACTTTTTATGGTTATTTTGTAACGGTTTTTACCCAATTGGAGGGTAAATTTGTAGAAAAAAAATCATGACACATACCTATCAACTTACTGGCATGACCTGCGGTGGTTGCGAAAATAAAGTGAAAAGCAGCCTCTTGGTTTTGCCCGATGTTACCTCTGTTGAGGTTTCAAAAGATACCAACTCAGCAACAATTGGCATGGATAAGCACATTAGCCTCGATACGCTGCAGCAAGCACTGGGTGGAAAGGACAGCAAATACCAGATCACAGCGAACGCCCACAGCGAAATGCTTGAGGAAACAAAATCGTGGGCGGCAACTTACAAACCAATTCTATTAATCTTCGGGTACGTTACCGCAGTTTCGCTAATTGCGTCCTGGCAAGGCAACACCATAAACTTCATGGCTTTCATGCGAGTTTTTATGGCCGGCTTTTTTCTAACATTTTCTTTCTTTAAAATGCTTAATCTGAAAGCTTTTGCCGAAAGTTATGCGATGTATGATGTAGTAGCCAAAAAATTTGGAGCATGGGGTTACATTTACGCTTTTATTGAGCTTGGCCTGGGATTGAGCTTTGCCCTAAATCTCTCGCCAGTTATCGTAAACTGGGTTACGGTGGTTGTAATGACCGTGAGCATTTTAGGTGTTCTCGAAAGCGTTCTGAACAAGAAAAAGATTCAATGTGCGTGCCTTGGAGCGGTTTTTAATTTGCCAATGAGCACGGTTACCATTGTGGAGGATGCCATTATGATTGCAATGAGCGCCGCAATGTTGGTGTTGATGTAATTTAATCTAGCGATTAGTGTTCCACACCGAGCAGGGGAAGAAACGCCGTCATTTTTGTCAGATTGCCCGGCCGCTCAATGTCGTTTAGTTAAGCATGACGGGTGTCAGTCTGAGCCTTTCGACTAGAGTTTATCTTGAGCGTAGACGAAAGGCTCAAGATAAACTCAGTCGAAGACTTTTTATAGGATAAATCTATTAACATCTGCCCTTCGACTCAGCTCAGGGTGACAATGTCTATTAGTTCTATCCTAACTAAATGAAGTTGCGTAACCGCTCGTGATTCTGAGTTTTAATTTATTACATAAAAATCAATTTTATCTTAATAGCTGGTGTCCACACCGAACAAGGGAAATTAGTGCTTGTTATCAAAATATTCTCTTAGCACAGCGTATTCATCAAAATTGTCAGGCAACTTTACAGCCCCAACAGTCGACTGTAATTTAGAAGGAACAGGCGGATTATCATTGGCTGTTATTGTTTTTAAATACTTTTCGACTACTTCGGATAGACTTCTGCCTGTCTGTTTAGCATATGACTTTGCGCTCTCAATTGTAGCTTTTTCGACGGTCAAAGTTAATTTTGTTGTCATAATACGTGTCTATTTTTTATATATACGTGCTTTAGCAGAAATTATCAAGAGCAATTTTATCTTAATAACTGGGTCACACCGACCAAAGGAAACAGTGAGTATCTTGTTCAGTTGACGGTGTTATTAATATGTGCCAAATGATGTTTGCCATGCCAGGCATACATACCCAACATCATCGCTAAGTTAAGTTCCTTATCTTGTGCCGGATGAATGTATTTTCGTTGGTAATCTTCCATTTTTAACGTTTTAAGAAACGTTACCCATCGGCGATGCAGGCTGGTTAACAGCGCAACAGACATTTCAATGTCGCCATTTCTTGCTTCTTCGGTCTCTGCCCAGCCCGCTTCATCGTAGGGCCTAATTACCGGAACGTCTTCTGTAAGCGCCTGTTTAAAGCGAATATAAGCATTCATATGGCTGTCGGGAAGGTGATGAACCACCTGTCTCAGTGTCCATCCACCAGGGCGATAGGCCTGATTCAGTTCGTTGCTGCTCAGGCTTTCAGTAGCTTTTTTGATTTGGGCTGGAAGCGCCTCGATCTCCGAAATCCAAACCGTTGCTTGCCTTTCATCAAAAATTTCAGGCATAATAAACTGACCAATTGGGTATTTGAGCTGTTCTAAATCCATAACGTTAAAGTAGCAAATTTTGGTTTGAAATTACGGCAGAAGTTGTTCTAGAGGGAGTCGAAAGTCTGCCGACTATAAATTATTTTTGTTAAAGCAGGTTCAACTTATTAAAAATTCATTGATTTAAAGCATATTGCAATTAATTTCAACTGTCATAAATGAAAAGGTTTTTTTTAGTTTTTGTATTCGTAATTCCGTTAATCAGCCTTGCCCAAACCATCAAAACAGATGTGCTGGTTTTGGGGAATTCTGCAGCAGCTTTTGCTGCAGGCATTCAGGCTTCCGAATCGGGCGTAAATACGATTGTTTTGACGCAAGCAGACGGTTTCAAAGCAATAGACTTTGAAAAAGAACCCGAAACCGGCCCGATAAAGGCATTTAAACAAAGGGCCAGAAAAGCTTTAAAACTTGCCGACAGCGTTGCTTTACCACAAATTACCAATCAGATATTAAATGCGGTAGTTAAAAACTGGTCGGATAGCTCAAAACTTTTCGACGTAATAAACAACACGCCTTTTATGGAGGCTAGTCGCTCAGGAAGCGGTTGGGAAATAAAGCTGACGAAAGACAAAAGCATTAAAGCAAAGGTATTGGTTGTTACGGACGACATTCAGAAGATCCTTCCAGCGTTAAAAATTTCAGATCTTAAACCCGCTGAAATAAGCCCCTTAAGTTATAGCGGTAACGCTTATCGCACCACCATCGGCGCTATAAATGGTTCTTCAAATTATCTATCACTTTACAACTTGCTTATCCCCGACCAGGATAATGTTTTATACATCAAATCCGATGATTTGGAAATCGGGCAAGCCACCGGAGCTACTGCGGCTTATGCAGCATTCTATAGAACCAAAACCAGTTTATCAAACT from Pedobacter endophyticus includes:
- a CDS encoding peptidylprolyl isomerase, translating into MKKLILFIGVFSVLSAFAAKPRNKYVRIQTVFGECIVKLYNETPLHRDNFLKLTKQGYFDGTLFHRVIKDFMIQGGDPDSRNAKPDVLLGNGGPKYTIPAEFRDSLFHKKGVLAAARDGDMVNPEKASSGSQFYLVQGKVFTDEQLNILEERRLKFKLPEWQRQVYKTIGGAPHLDQSYTVYGEIVVGLDMVDKIAALLTDDNNRPKEDVKMNITLLKKREARKLERTLEKDN
- a CDS encoding HYC_CC_PP family protein, giving the protein MKLKQKIALSLAVFYAVSVMGLALSLHFCGGKLENVKLFSNEVSCKFCKDIPAEKIKDDGCCKNTNVTVKVKDSHQTAAKTEMPKLYAVQLFVHSPTDEFFSNFSTGHLSKIINKAPPLTLGVALHVFNCIFRN
- a CDS encoding heavy-metal-associated domain-containing protein — encoded protein: MKTIKIFSIIMLFFAVNVSAQQISTADLQVTGLTCSMCSNATQKSLETLSFVNTVKPDLNKNIFVLTFKKGTDINIDLIRKKVQDAGFSVGGLTANFNFNQVKIDEKGQAIVNGNVYRFVNAKNKTLNGLVKASVVDKNFISNSAFKKQAANIASDAYASGMGVVNGKKTRVYHLILS
- a CDS encoding DUF3347 domain-containing protein, which produces MKKIMIMVAILAIATTKLTFAQSKTDAAFNQLLTAYYDVKNALAADKLAQAAENVKVLSAKVDAVPHKELPGAQHTLWMEQAKVIKAKAAELAIAKDIKAQRKSFETISSAMIKTIRNIKFNNATVYLQHCPMAKASWLNEKEAVENPYYGSMMFACGDVTETIKAK
- a CDS encoding helix-turn-helix domain-containing protein, with product MILHIKNMVCNRCKMVVKAELEKLGLNPVSVQLGEVVLAENISGQQRAEIAKKLTPLGFELLEDKKAQITEQVKTSIINLVHYANEQLKVNLSSYLSENLQLEYPQISAVFSEVEHQTVEKYFISQKIEKAKEMLTYGQLTLSEIAYQLNYSSVAHLSAQFKKVTGVTPSAYKTANIGKRKTLDEI
- a CDS encoding YceI family protein — its product is MKKLFLLLIATSLSVASFAQTTWKIDPMHSFVNFSVKHMGISFVDGSFKKFDGTVTASKPDLTDAKINFTVDVNSITTGVDMRDGHLKTDDFFNAEKFPTMKFESTSFKKLNGNNYELAGKLTIRDVTKDVKFAVVYGGTAKDQQGNTKAGFGATTTINRLDYNIKYDPTGAGVAKDVAIKLNLEFVQAK
- the ygiD gene encoding 4,5-DOPA-extradiol-dioxygenase, which translates into the protein MSTLAQFRNFTQRLPQTDLMPTIFIGHGSPMNGIEHNEFSQSWVDLAKNIPVPNAVLVVSAHWYTHGTFVTAMDFPTTIHDFGGFPRALFNVQYPAPGKPQLATEISGLVHSADVALDHDWGLDHGTWTIVRHMYPEANIPVLQLSIDYTKSPAQHYEMAREIYALRKKGVLIIGSGNMVHNLRLISWEMMHGGGYDWANEMNYKFKNLIANGDYQPLINYQNLGPDAMLAIPTPEHYLPLLYTLALRNDKEEVTIFNDKAIGGSLTMTSVLVG
- a CDS encoding heavy-metal-associated domain-containing protein; this translates as MTHTYQLTGMTCGGCENKVKSSLLVLPDVTSVEVSKDTNSATIGMDKHISLDTLQQALGGKDSKYQITANAHSEMLEETKSWAATYKPILLIFGYVTAVSLIASWQGNTINFMAFMRVFMAGFFLTFSFFKMLNLKAFAESYAMYDVVAKKFGAWGYIYAFIELGLGLSFALNLSPVIVNWVTVVVMTVSILGVLESVLNKKKIQCACLGAVFNLPMSTVTIVEDAIMIAMSAAMLVLM
- a CDS encoding DUF6364 family protein — encoded protein: MTTKLTLTVEKATIESAKSYAKQTGRSLSEVVEKYLKTITANDNPPVPSKLQSTVGAVKLPDNFDEYAVLREYFDNKH
- a CDS encoding YfiT family bacillithiol transferase, coding for MDLEQLKYPIGQFIMPEIFDERQATVWISEIEALPAQIKKATESLSSNELNQAYRPGGWTLRQVVHHLPDSHMNAYIRFKQALTEDVPVIRPYDEAGWAETEEARNGDIEMSVALLTSLHRRWVTFLKTLKMEDYQRKYIHPAQDKELNLAMMLGMYAWHGKHHLAHINNTVN